From Pandoraea vervacti, the proteins below share one genomic window:
- a CDS encoding ATP-binding protein, which translates to MHPIRMVRGLFGGLFWRTFFLIALLIGVSLAAWYQSFRVIEREPRAQRVAQQLVSIVKLTRTALLYSEPDLRRALLQDLESNEGIRVYPREPADAVEKQRGGVVQDLIVRDVQRRLGTDTVIAASVNDIPAMWISFKIDEDDYWVAIEQDRIDTATGLQLFSWGTFALALSLIGAAFITALVNRPFARLAHAARAIGEGQRPDPLPERGMGEAAEANRSFNQMVEELDRLEADRALMLAGISHDLRTPLARLRLETEMSPSDESVKRDMISDIEQMDEIIGRFLDYARPASRTTQSVDLSDIARDTAANFEGRDDLNLSVDLADSAPVLAERTDLKRLLTNLIENARKYGRDAQSDIANVHISTRVLGERVEMRVRDTGPGIPEEQLHLVFRPFYRVDTARTKADGTGLGMAIVQRIATRYKGHASLRNVRPGSGLEIIVSFPLAK; encoded by the coding sequence ATGCATCCGATCCGGATGGTACGCGGGCTCTTCGGCGGTCTGTTCTGGCGTACCTTTTTCCTCATTGCACTGCTCATCGGTGTCAGCCTCGCGGCCTGGTACCAGAGCTTCCGCGTGATCGAACGCGAACCCCGCGCGCAACGCGTCGCGCAGCAACTCGTGTCCATCGTCAAGCTCACCCGCACCGCCCTGCTCTATTCGGAGCCAGACCTGCGGCGCGCCCTGCTCCAGGATCTGGAGAGCAACGAAGGTATTCGCGTCTACCCGCGCGAGCCGGCAGACGCCGTTGAGAAGCAACGCGGCGGCGTGGTGCAGGACCTGATCGTGCGCGATGTTCAGCGACGCCTGGGCACGGACACCGTCATCGCTGCATCGGTCAATGACATTCCCGCCATGTGGATCAGCTTCAAGATCGATGAAGACGACTATTGGGTCGCGATCGAGCAAGACCGCATCGACACGGCAACGGGTCTGCAGCTGTTCAGTTGGGGCACGTTCGCGCTGGCGCTCTCGCTCATCGGCGCGGCCTTCATCACCGCCCTGGTGAACCGCCCGTTTGCGCGACTGGCCCACGCGGCACGCGCGATCGGCGAAGGCCAGCGCCCCGATCCGTTACCGGAGCGCGGCATGGGCGAGGCGGCCGAGGCCAACCGCAGCTTCAATCAGATGGTCGAGGAGCTCGACCGGCTCGAAGCCGACCGCGCCCTGATGCTCGCCGGCATCTCGCACGATCTGCGCACGCCGCTCGCGCGACTGCGGCTGGAGACGGAGATGAGCCCGTCGGACGAATCGGTCAAGCGCGACATGATCAGCGACATCGAGCAAATGGACGAGATCATCGGCCGCTTCCTCGATTACGCACGTCCGGCCTCGCGCACGACCCAATCCGTCGACCTGTCGGACATCGCCCGCGATACGGCTGCCAACTTCGAGGGACGCGACGATCTGAACCTCAGCGTCGATCTGGCCGACTCGGCACCGGTGCTCGCCGAGCGCACGGACCTCAAGCGCCTGCTCACGAACCTGATCGAGAACGCACGCAAGTACGGGCGCGACGCGCAATCCGATATCGCCAACGTTCACATTTCGACCCGCGTGCTGGGCGAGCGCGTCGAAATGCGCGTGCGCGATACCGGCCCCGGCATCCCCGAGGAACAACTGCACCTCGTCTTCCGTCCCTTCTATCGTGTAGATACCGCGCGCACGAAGGCAGACGGCACCGGCCTTGGCATGGCGATCGTCCAGCGCATTGCAACGCGCTACAAGGGCCACGCCTCGCTACGCAACGTTCGCCCGGGTTCCGGCCTTGAAATCATCGTGTCATTTCCGCTTGCTAAATAA
- a CDS encoding DUF1800 domain-containing protein, whose protein sequence is MVRGLACLALIGALAAPMAQASESRYPGGNQASHATPAKAARSAQPVVDPSARVLTPDDARYLLTRTGYAPDARELAPFVGLTRAQAVDRLLAQARRTAVTPAPVWAQDPPLYGPATKNMTADERRALNERRNRMAASLSAWWAQEMATTPSPLTERMTMFWHNHFVSSGDKVREPVVLYRQNVLLRANALGNFGTMLHEVSKDPAMLIYLDGDGNRKGRPNENFAREVMELFTLGEGHYTEQDVREAARAYTGWSIERTTMTFVWRPNVHDTGEKTVLGRTGDFDGDQVLDILLAHPETATFVVGKLWREFVSPVPDTAQLGRVANAFRASGYDIRVAMRALLLTPTFWDMRVRGTLVKSPSEFVTDTVREFDIGYDDPQLLAQQMRVLGQDLFRPPNVKGWPGGDAWIDSTTLLARKQFVERMFRATESANAGGPSSMSSMQTYAGVQRTALRAAQPMPRTVAGVRFDLSRWLGSYALGPVDVPDVAAREALQRAVLPLAPAAPQAPGVNSAAFLQALLMDPAYQLK, encoded by the coding sequence ATGGTTCGCGGGCTCGCCTGCCTCGCGTTGATCGGGGCGCTGGCAGCGCCGATGGCGCAGGCGTCGGAATCCCGTTATCCGGGCGGAAATCAGGCATCCCATGCGACGCCGGCCAAAGCGGCAAGGTCCGCGCAACCCGTTGTCGATCCATCCGCCCGTGTTCTGACGCCTGACGACGCGCGTTATCTCCTCACGCGCACAGGCTATGCGCCGGACGCACGCGAGCTGGCGCCGTTCGTCGGCCTGACGCGGGCGCAAGCGGTCGACAGGCTGTTGGCGCAAGCGCGGCGCACGGCCGTGACACCGGCGCCCGTCTGGGCACAGGATCCTCCGCTCTACGGGCCGGCTACGAAAAACATGACGGCCGATGAGCGTCGCGCGCTCAACGAACGCCGCAATCGCATGGCGGCGTCGCTGAGCGCGTGGTGGGCGCAGGAAATGGCGACGACACCCTCGCCGCTCACCGAGCGCATGACCATGTTCTGGCACAACCACTTCGTGTCCAGCGGAGACAAGGTGCGTGAACCGGTCGTACTCTACCGGCAGAACGTCCTGCTGCGCGCCAATGCGCTGGGCAACTTCGGCACGATGCTGCACGAGGTGTCGAAAGATCCGGCAATGCTCATCTATCTGGATGGCGACGGGAACCGAAAGGGGCGGCCGAACGAGAATTTCGCACGAGAAGTGATGGAGCTGTTCACGCTCGGCGAAGGGCATTACACGGAGCAGGATGTGCGCGAAGCCGCGCGCGCCTATACCGGTTGGAGCATCGAGCGCACGACGATGACGTTCGTCTGGCGTCCCAACGTGCACGACACCGGCGAGAAAACCGTGCTGGGTCGCACGGGGGACTTCGATGGCGATCAGGTGCTCGATATCCTGCTGGCGCATCCGGAGACCGCGACGTTCGTCGTTGGCAAATTGTGGCGCGAGTTTGTATCGCCTGTGCCAGACACCGCCCAACTCGGGCGCGTTGCGAATGCGTTTCGCGCCAGCGGTTACGACATACGCGTGGCGATGCGCGCCTTGCTGCTTACGCCGACGTTCTGGGACATGCGCGTTCGCGGCACGCTGGTCAAATCGCCGTCCGAGTTCGTGACGGACACGGTGCGCGAGTTCGACATCGGCTATGACGATCCCCAACTGTTGGCGCAGCAAATGCGCGTGTTGGGGCAAGACCTGTTTCGTCCACCGAACGTGAAGGGATGGCCCGGCGGCGATGCCTGGATTGACAGCACCACGCTGCTCGCGCGCAAACAGTTCGTCGAGCGGATGTTCCGCGCAACGGAGAGCGCGAATGCAGGCGGGCCTTCCTCGATGTCCTCGATGCAGACGTACGCCGGCGTACAGCGCACGGCGCTGCGTGCGGCACAGCCGATGCCGCGAACGGTGGCGGGGGTGCGTTTCGACTTGTCTCGCTGGCTGGGGTCGTATGCATTGGGGCCGGTCGACGTGCCGGATGTTGCGGCGCGCGAGGCGTTGCAGCGGGCCGTGTTGCCGCTCGCGCCGGCCGCACCGCAAGCGCCTGGCGTGAACAGTGCCGCATTTCTGCAAGCGTTGCTGATGGACCCGGCGTACCAGTTGAAGTGA
- the hpnD gene encoding presqualene diphosphate synthase HpnD: MQPHETADSSPGSPANPAQANEYCRQKAGPPGSALYYALLQLPPSKRDDAYAVHAFCQEITDIHSAVHDPGVAHAKLDWWRQELARLFDGKPAHPVTRALAPVVKRTGLSREAFEAVMHGAEMDLSQMRYLDFAGLTHYCDAAGGAPAELASHVYGFDDPQTPALARALGHAITLGRRVTDAGVDARAGYVYFPIDELQRFGVTAADIQNGKYSPAFVDLMKFQHARAHEAISAAAAAIPKKDRRKQRPLLALASLQLALMDETAASDYQVLHQRIDLTPLRKFWKAWRAR, from the coding sequence ATGCAACCCCACGAGACCGCCGATAGCTCCCCCGGCTCCCCCGCCAACCCCGCTCAGGCCAACGAATACTGCCGCCAGAAAGCAGGCCCCCCCGGCTCCGCGCTCTATTACGCTCTGCTTCAACTGCCGCCGTCCAAACGCGACGACGCCTACGCCGTTCACGCCTTCTGCCAGGAAATTACCGATATTCATTCGGCCGTCCACGATCCCGGTGTCGCGCACGCCAAGCTCGACTGGTGGCGCCAGGAACTCGCACGACTGTTTGACGGGAAACCGGCACACCCCGTCACACGTGCACTCGCCCCCGTCGTCAAGCGTACCGGCCTGTCGCGCGAAGCATTCGAGGCTGTCATGCATGGCGCCGAGATGGACCTCTCGCAAATGCGCTATCTCGATTTCGCAGGACTCACGCACTACTGCGACGCCGCCGGCGGCGCCCCCGCCGAACTCGCCTCACACGTCTACGGCTTCGACGACCCGCAAACCCCTGCCCTCGCCCGCGCCCTGGGCCATGCCATCACGCTCGGCCGACGTGTGACGGACGCCGGCGTCGACGCGCGTGCAGGCTACGTCTACTTTCCCATCGACGAACTGCAACGCTTCGGCGTCACCGCCGCCGACATCCAGAACGGCAAATACTCGCCTGCCTTCGTCGATCTGATGAAATTTCAGCACGCCCGCGCACACGAGGCGATTTCGGCAGCCGCTGCCGCCATCCCCAAAAAGGATCGCCGCAAGCAACGTCCGCTGCTCGCCCTCGCCTCGCTGCAACTGGCCCTGATGGATGAAACCGCCGCCAGCGACTATCAAGTGCTCCACCAGCGGATCGACCTCACGCCCCTGCGCAAATTCTGGAAAGCATGGCGCGCACGATAA
- a CDS encoding type II toxin-antitoxin system RelE/ParE family toxin — MALRIRRAEAGNFGDSKSLGGGLWEMRIDHGPGYRVYYGRDGEITYLLVCGGGKSTQQADIARARDFWNKVRMESLK; from the coding sequence ATCGCGCTGCGCATTAGGCGCGCCGAGGCCGGGAACTTTGGAGACTCCAAGTCGCTCGGCGGTGGTCTGTGGGAAATGCGCATCGACCACGGGCCGGGATACCGCGTGTACTACGGTAGAGATGGCGAAATCACTTACTTGCTGGTTTGCGGAGGCGGCAAGTCAACCCAACAGGCGGACATTGCTCGCGCCCGGGATTTTTGGAACAAGGTCCGCATGGAGTCGCTGAAATGA
- the ispF gene encoding 2-C-methyl-D-erythritol 2,4-cyclodiphosphate synthase: MTEQAVSPVSLASLAKLRIGQGYDVHALVPGRPLVMGGVTIPFERGLLGHSDADVLLHAITDAVLGAAALGDIGRHFPDTDPTFKGANSVVLLKEAMRRVREQGYEIVNVDCTVIAQAPKLAPHIAAMTQSIADALGVSVGQVNVKAKTNEKLGYLGRQEGIEAQAAALLIGR, encoded by the coding sequence ATGACTGAACAAGCTGTCTCGCCAGTATCTCTGGCTTCGTTGGCCAAGCTTCGCATCGGGCAGGGCTACGATGTCCACGCCCTCGTGCCGGGACGCCCGCTCGTGATGGGCGGCGTGACGATTCCGTTCGAGCGCGGCCTGCTTGGCCACTCGGACGCCGACGTGCTGCTGCACGCCATCACCGATGCTGTGCTTGGCGCTGCGGCGCTCGGCGACATTGGCCGTCACTTTCCGGACACGGACCCGACGTTCAAGGGCGCGAACAGCGTCGTCCTGCTCAAGGAAGCCATGCGCCGCGTGCGCGAACAGGGGTACGAGATCGTGAACGTCGACTGTACGGTGATCGCGCAGGCGCCGAAGCTCGCGCCACACATTGCCGCCATGACGCAGTCGATTGCCGATGCGCTGGGGGTCTCGGTGGGGCAGGTGAACGTGAAGGCGAAAACGAACGAGAAGCTCGGCTATCTTGGGCGTCAGGAAGGGATCGAAGCGCAAGCGGCCGCATTGCTGATCGGTCGCTGA
- a CDS encoding addiction module antidote protein: MSRTDITRFDASEYLDSDEMIAEYLNAALEENDPALFLSAIADVAKAKGMTQVALAAGLGRESLYKALSPNAQPRFSTVLRVMHALGVKLSTVPDRAAHA; the protein is encoded by the coding sequence ATGAGTAGAACAGACATCACTCGGTTTGACGCGTCGGAGTATCTCGATAGCGATGAAATGATCGCCGAGTACCTCAACGCGGCGCTTGAAGAGAATGACCCAGCGCTTTTTCTATCCGCGATTGCCGATGTGGCCAAGGCGAAAGGCATGACGCAGGTGGCACTAGCCGCCGGCCTTGGTCGAGAGAGTTTGTACAAGGCGCTATCACCCAATGCTCAACCCCGATTCTCCACAGTATTGCGAGTCATGCACGCGCTAGGCGTAAAGCTTTCGACAGTCCCTGACCGCGCGGCGCACGCATAA
- the ompR gene encoding two-component system response regulator OmpR produces the protein MENKNSPKILVVDDDPRLRDLLRRYLGEQGFNVFVAENATAMNKLWVRERFDLLVLDLMLPGEDGLSICRRLRGANDRTPIIMLTAKGEDVDRIVGLEMGADDYLPKPFNPRELVARIHAVLRRQAPPELPGAPSETMETFEFGDFALNLATRTLTKNGQEIALTTGEFSVLKVFARHPRQPLSREKLMELARGREYEVFDRSLDVQISRLRKLIEPDPGSPRFIQTVWGLGYVFIPDGGA, from the coding sequence ATGGAAAACAAAAACTCTCCCAAAATTCTGGTTGTCGACGACGATCCGCGCCTGCGCGACCTGCTGCGTCGTTACCTCGGGGAACAGGGTTTCAATGTCTTTGTGGCCGAAAATGCCACGGCCATGAACAAGCTTTGGGTGCGCGAGCGCTTCGATCTGCTCGTGCTCGACCTGATGCTCCCCGGTGAAGACGGTCTCTCTATTTGCCGCCGTCTGCGTGGCGCGAACGACCGTACGCCAATCATCATGTTAACGGCCAAAGGCGAGGATGTCGACCGTATCGTCGGACTCGAGATGGGCGCAGACGACTACTTGCCGAAGCCGTTCAACCCGCGAGAGCTCGTCGCCCGCATTCACGCCGTGCTGCGTCGTCAAGCACCGCCCGAACTTCCCGGTGCGCCCAGCGAAACGATGGAGACGTTCGAGTTTGGCGATTTCGCCCTGAACCTCGCCACCCGCACGCTCACGAAGAATGGCCAGGAAATCGCGCTCACGACCGGCGAATTCTCCGTCCTGAAAGTCTTCGCGCGCCACCCCCGTCAGCCGCTCTCGCGCGAAAAGCTCATGGAACTCGCACGCGGGCGCGAATACGAAGTCTTCGACCGAAGCCTCGACGTGCAGATCTCGCGCCTGCGCAAGCTCATCGAGCCGGACCCGGGCAGCCCCCGATTCATTCAGACGGTGTGGGGCCTCGGTTATGTGTTCATCCCGGATGGCGGCGCGTGA
- a CDS encoding tyrosine-type recombinase/integrase produces MISQEEIDALLASMGYEEGLPVEMPMQRVAVAFLFAIETAMRSSEILALTASSVNYKGKFARLPMTKNGTARNVPLSSRAIELLKMLPAVDKGEALFALSTSSRDALTCPKNFVPIKSRDNGSSAHITRWHVAGLASVFRMALGAGEISG; encoded by the coding sequence TTGATTTCGCAGGAGGAAATCGACGCTTTGCTTGCGAGTATGGGCTACGAAGAGGGACTGCCGGTAGAAATGCCGATGCAGCGTGTAGCCGTGGCATTTCTCTTCGCGATAGAAACCGCCATGCGCTCCAGCGAAATCCTAGCCCTCACAGCTTCCTCGGTGAACTACAAGGGCAAGTTCGCGCGCTTACCTATGACCAAGAACGGTACGGCGCGAAATGTACCGTTGTCCTCCCGGGCAATCGAACTCCTGAAGATGCTTCCGGCAGTGGACAAGGGCGAAGCACTGTTCGCCCTGTCTACGTCCAGCCGTGACGCACTGACCTGCCCCAAGAATTTCGTACCAATCAAATCTAGAGACAATGGCTCCTCAGCGCATATTACGCGTTGGCACGTGGCGGGCTTGGCAAGCGTTTTTCGTATGGCCTTGGGTGCGGGGGAAATAAGCGGTTGA
- a CDS encoding carboxymuconolactone decarboxylase family protein — protein MEFLAAIKAQIPDYAKDIRLNLDGTIARSSLEGNDAVGVALAAAFAAKSQPIVKAIREAGVLAPEELEGALTAAALMGMNNTWYPYLEMADNAELKNEKAQLRMNGYATRGGVDQRRFEMYALAASIVGKCHFCVKSHAELLAEEHKMSTAQLRDVGRIAAVINAAAQVLAAEA, from the coding sequence ATGGAATTCCTCGCCGCGATTAAGGCACAGATCCCTGACTACGCCAAGGACATCCGTCTGAACCTCGACGGCACCATTGCCCGCTCCTCGCTGGAAGGCAACGATGCCGTGGGTGTGGCTCTGGCCGCTGCGTTCGCCGCCAAGTCCCAGCCGATCGTCAAGGCGATCCGCGAGGCCGGCGTGCTTGCCCCCGAAGAACTGGAAGGCGCGTTGACCGCCGCCGCGCTCATGGGCATGAACAACACCTGGTATCCGTATCTCGAGATGGCCGATAACGCCGAGCTCAAGAACGAGAAGGCGCAACTTCGCATGAACGGTTACGCCACGCGTGGCGGTGTCGATCAGCGTCGCTTCGAGATGTACGCGCTGGCTGCATCCATCGTGGGCAAGTGCCACTTCTGCGTGAAGTCGCACGCCGAGCTGCTCGCCGAGGAGCACAAGATGAGCACCGCGCAATTGCGTGACGTCGGCCGTATCGCCGCTGTCATCAACGCCGCGGCTCAGGTGCTCGCTGCCGAGGCTTGA
- the ispD gene encoding 2-C-methyl-D-erythritol 4-phosphate cytidylyltransferase: MSDRLFAVIPCAGAGVRAGAAVPKQYRSVGGLPMLAHALAAFDACSEFAQTLLVLAPDDNHFDGRRFGTLRFAVRRCGGASRHASVLGGLQALTEFGAQDSDWVLVHDAARPGITPELIRTLVGALRDDPVGGILALPVADTLKRETPPAEKDGLASVGATESRDGLWQAQTPQMFRLGMLRGALEDALAAGAEVTDEASAIERIGHAPKLVRGSLRNFKVTYPEDFALAEAFLGTAKPA, translated from the coding sequence GTGAGCGACCGACTTTTTGCCGTGATCCCGTGCGCCGGGGCCGGTGTACGCGCCGGGGCCGCAGTGCCCAAGCAGTACCGAAGCGTTGGCGGCCTTCCCATGCTTGCTCATGCGCTCGCCGCGTTCGATGCTTGCTCCGAATTTGCGCAGACCTTGCTGGTCCTCGCGCCGGACGATAATCACTTCGACGGGCGGCGCTTCGGCACTTTGCGCTTTGCCGTACGTCGCTGCGGCGGGGCCTCGCGCCACGCTTCGGTGCTGGGCGGCCTTCAGGCGCTCACCGAGTTCGGTGCGCAGGACAGCGACTGGGTGCTCGTGCATGACGCTGCGCGCCCGGGGATTACGCCCGAACTCATTCGCACGCTCGTCGGTGCGCTGCGCGACGATCCGGTCGGCGGTATTCTGGCGTTGCCCGTGGCCGATACGCTCAAGCGGGAGACGCCCCCGGCCGAGAAAGACGGATTGGCAAGCGTTGGCGCCACCGAGTCGCGTGACGGACTCTGGCAGGCGCAAACGCCTCAGATGTTCCGTCTCGGCATGCTGCGTGGCGCATTGGAAGATGCACTGGCGGCGGGCGCCGAAGTGACGGACGAGGCCAGCGCGATCGAGCGCATTGGTCACGCGCCGAAGCTCGTGCGCGGTAGCCTGCGCAATTTCAAGGTGACGTACCCCGAAGATTTCGCGCTGGCCGAGGCGTTCCTCGGCACGGCAAAGCCGGCCTGA
- a CDS encoding DUF1501 domain-containing protein, whose protein sequence is MCRRDFLAFAGGLGAAWLAPAPVLAAAKDLSGILPGTGSNYGNLLILVELKGGNDGLNTVIPFADPMYASLRPNIGIKREQVVQLDEHSGLHPEMRALLPMWQAGELAIVQGVGYPQPNLSHFRSIEIWNTASRSDEYLRDGWLSRAFAEQAVPAGFDADGVIVGSAELGPLSGGARAVTLTNPAQFLRDANLASANASQVSNPALAHVLRVENDIVKAADGLRPRQGQYVLRTPMPPGAFGNVVRTALQVVAAADSPTGVPQPGRGVAVLRLTLNGFDTHRNQPGQQANLLRQLSQGMMALRAGLTELNRWQSTMIVTYAEFGRRPRENQSNGTDHGTVAPHFIAGGRVRGGLYGEVPRLDRLDGNGNLPFAVDFRDIYATVLQRWWGLNPQPVLGGAFKPLDVLRV, encoded by the coding sequence ATGTGTCGTCGCGATTTTCTGGCTTTCGCGGGCGGATTGGGGGCGGCGTGGCTGGCCCCGGCACCGGTCTTGGCCGCAGCGAAAGACTTGTCCGGAATACTGCCGGGCACCGGAAGCAACTACGGCAACTTGCTGATTCTCGTCGAACTCAAGGGGGGCAATGACGGGCTGAACACTGTCATTCCGTTTGCGGACCCGATGTATGCGAGTTTGCGCCCGAATATCGGCATCAAGCGCGAGCAGGTGGTGCAACTGGACGAGCACAGCGGTTTGCACCCGGAGATGCGTGCGTTGTTGCCGATGTGGCAGGCCGGGGAGTTGGCGATCGTGCAGGGGGTGGGTTATCCGCAGCCAAACCTGTCGCATTTCCGCTCGATCGAGATATGGAATACGGCGTCGCGCTCAGACGAGTACTTGCGCGACGGTTGGTTGTCGCGGGCATTTGCCGAGCAGGCCGTGCCGGCCGGTTTCGACGCGGACGGCGTGATCGTCGGCAGTGCGGAACTTGGGCCCTTGAGCGGGGGCGCACGCGCCGTGACGTTGACGAATCCGGCGCAGTTCTTGCGCGACGCGAATCTGGCATCGGCGAATGCATCGCAGGTGAGCAACCCTGCGTTGGCGCATGTGTTGCGTGTCGAGAACGACATCGTGAAGGCGGCCGACGGTTTGCGTCCGAGGCAGGGGCAATATGTTTTGCGCACACCGATGCCGCCGGGCGCGTTCGGCAATGTGGTCAGGACGGCATTGCAGGTGGTGGCTGCGGCGGATTCGCCGACGGGCGTGCCGCAGCCAGGGCGTGGTGTGGCGGTGTTGCGCCTGACGCTGAATGGGTTCGACACGCATCGGAATCAGCCTGGGCAGCAGGCGAATTTGCTGCGTCAGTTGTCGCAGGGGATGATGGCGTTGCGTGCGGGGCTGACCGAGTTGAATCGGTGGCAATCGACGATGATCGTCACGTATGCGGAGTTTGGGCGGCGTCCACGCGAGAACCAGAGCAACGGCACGGACCATGGCACGGTCGCGCCGCACTTTATTGCGGGTGGACGCGTACGGGGTGGTTTGTACGGCGAGGTGCCCAGACTGGACCGTCTCGACGGCAACGGCAACTTACCGTTCGCCGTCGATTTCCGCGACATCTACGCCACGGTGCTGCAACGCTGGTGGGGTTTGAATCCTCAGCCCGTGCTTGGCGGCGCATTCAAGCCGTTGGATGTCTTGCGCGTTTGA
- a CDS encoding peroxiredoxin, which translates to MKTVGDKLEAFSVQAAKPGFNNHEENGVSAFETITEASFPGKWKIIYFYPKDFTFVCPTEIVEFGKLANDFADRDAVLLGGSGDNEFVKLAWRREHKDLNKLNHYSFGDTTGALIDQLGVRDKEAGVALRATFIVDPDNVIQHVSVNNLNVGRNPEEVLRILDGLQTDELCPCNRAVGGATL; encoded by the coding sequence ATGAAGACTGTCGGCGATAAACTCGAAGCGTTCTCGGTCCAAGCGGCCAAGCCTGGTTTCAACAACCACGAAGAAAACGGCGTGTCGGCTTTCGAAACGATCACGGAAGCTTCGTTCCCGGGCAAGTGGAAGATCATTTACTTCTACCCGAAGGACTTCACCTTCGTGTGCCCGACCGAAATCGTGGAATTCGGCAAGCTGGCCAACGACTTCGCAGATCGTGACGCAGTGCTGCTCGGCGGCTCGGGCGACAACGAATTCGTGAAGCTGGCATGGCGCCGTGAGCACAAGGACCTGAACAAGCTGAACCACTACTCGTTCGGCGACACGACCGGTGCGCTGATCGACCAGCTCGGCGTGCGTGACAAGGAAGCCGGCGTCGCCCTGCGTGCAACGTTCATCGTTGACCCGGACAACGTCATCCAGCACGTTTCGGTGAACAACCTGAACGTCGGCCGTAACCCGGAAGAAGTCCTGCGTATTCTGGACGGCCTGCAAACGGACGAACTCTGCCCGTGCAACCGCGCGGTTGGCGGTGCAACGCTGTAA